From the genome of Malus domestica chromosome 04, GDT2T_hap1, one region includes:
- the LOC103443578 gene encoding uncharacterized protein: protein MALSASDLPAMYSLLANSLSGDENVRKPAELALSQSEARPGFCSCLMEVITAKDLVAHVDVRLLASVYFKNSVNRYWRHRRDSSGISNEEKMHLRQKLLSHFGEENDQIAKVLAVLVSKIARIDYPKEWPQLLSVLAQKLQSTDVLSSHRIFLTLFRTLKELSSKRLISDQKNFAEISAQFFDYSWHLWQSDMQTILHGFCTISESYNSNALELHQDELYLTCERWLLCLRIICQLIVSGFPSDAKCLQEVRPVKEVSPLLLNAIQSFLPYYSSFQKGHPKFWDFIKRACTKLMKVLIAIQGRHPYSFSDKCVLPTVVDFCLKKITDPEPDVLLFEQFLIQCMIMIKCVLECKEYKPSVTGRVMDENGVTLEQMKKNISGAVGGALTSLMTSERIVFLCNILVRRYFVLTSSDLEEWYQSPESFHHEQDMVQWTEKLRPCAEALYIVLFENHSQLLAPVVVSILKEAMNGCPTSVTEITPGLLLKDAAYGAAAYVYYELSNYLSFDDWFNGALSLELSNDHPNMRIIHRKVALILGQWVSEIKEDTKRPVYCALIRLLQDKDLSVRMAACRSLCLHIEDASFSEREFIDLLPICWDSCFKLIEDVQEFDSKVQVLNMISVLIGHMSEVMTFANKLVLFFQKAWEESSSECLLQIQLLVALRNFVVALGYQSPICYDILLPILQKGIDINSPDELNLLEDSMLLWEATLSHAPTMVPQLLAYFPYLVKIMERSFDHLQVAVDITEDYIILGGSEFLSMHASSVAQILDLVVGNVNDRGLLSVLPVIDILVQCFPIEVPQLISSTLQKLIVVCLSGGDDQDPPKTAVKASAAAILARVLVMSTNYLARLTSEPSLLSFLPKSGVPTEENVLLCLVDVWLDKVDNVSSIQRKTYGLALSIILTLRLPQVLNKLDQILSVCTTVILGGNDDLTEESSGDNISSSGSLSKGTILSKEFRRRQLKVSDPINQMSLEASVRENLQTCATLHGESFNKAIGCMHPSAFSQLKQALKME from the exons ATGGCGCTCTCGGCGTCTGACCTGCCAGCCATGTACTCGCTGCTGGCCAACTCTTTGAGTGGCGACGAAAATGTGCGGAAACCGGCGGAGTTAGCGCTCTCGCAGTCGGAGGCAAGGCCTGGTTTCTGCTCTTGTCTGATG GAAGTGATAACTGCCAAGGATTTGGTAGCTCATGTGGATGTTCGCTTGTTGGCTTCAGTGTATTTCAAGAACAGCGTTAATCGCTATTGGAGGCACCGGCGAGATTCGTC GGGAATCAGCAACGAGGAGAAAATGCATCTGAGACAAAAACTCTTATCACACTTTGGAGAAGAGAACGATCAG ATAGCAAAAGTGTTGGCCGTGCTTGTTTCCAAAATTGCTCGTATTGATTACCCCAAAGAATG GCCACAGCTCTTATCTGTTTTAGCACAAAAGCTTCAATCAACAGATGTTCTTTCTTCCCACAGAATTTTTTTGACCCTCTTTCGAACTTTGAAGGAACTATCCTCTAAGCGTCTTATCTCAGACCAAAAGAACTTTGCAGAG ATATCAGCTCAGTTCTTTGATTATAGCTGGCACCTTTGGCAGAGCGACATGCAAACAATTTTACATGGTTTTTGTACAATTTCTGAAAGCTATAACTCAAATGCATTGGAGCTACATCAGGATGAGCTTTATCTAACTTGTGAGCGATGGCTGCTGTGCTTAAGGATAATATGCCAGTTAATAGTTTCAGGGTTTCCAAGTGATGCAAAATGTCTGCAG GAGGTCCGGCCAGTGAAGGAGGTCTCGCCCCTGCTCTTGAATGCCATTCAGTCATTTCTCCCATATT ATTCTTCCTTTCAGAAAGGACATCCTAAATTTTGGGACTTTATAAAGAGGGCATGTACTAAGTTGATGAAGGTTTTAATTGCAATTCAGGGCAGACATCCTTACTCATTTAGTGATAAATGTGTCCTTCCAACTGTAGTGGATTTCTGTTTAAAGAAGATAACAGATCCTGAACCAGATGTATTATTATTTGAGCAGTTTCTGATTCAGTGTATGATAATGATTAAGTGTGTCTTGGAATGTAAAGAGTACAAGCCAAGTGTCACTGGTCGGGTGATGGATGAAAATGGGGTTACACTGGAGCAAATGAAGAAAAACATATCCGGTGCAGTTGGTGGCGCCTTGACTTCCCTTATGACAAGCGAACGAATAGTATTCTTGTGCAACATATTAGTAAGAAG GTATTTTGTTCTTACATCAAGTGATTTGGAGGAGTGGTACCAAAGTCCTGAATCATTCCATCATGAGCAGGATATGGTTCAGTGGACAGAAAAATTAAGGCCATGCGCTGAAGCTTTATACATTGTTCTATTTGAAAATCACAGCCAG ctTCTAGCTCCTGTTGTGGTTTCCATCCTTAAAGAGGCAATGAATGGTTGCCCAACTTCAGTGACTGAAATAACTCCAGGGTTGCTTCTAAAAGATGCTGCTTACGGTGCTGCTGCATATGTTTATTACGAGCTCTCAAATTACCTGAGCTTTGATGATTG GTTTAATGGTGCCTTATCCCTTGAACTCTCAAATGATCATCCAAATATGCGTATCATCCATCGGAAAGTTGCACTAATATTGGGACAATGGGTTTCTGAG ATTAAAGAGGACACAAAAAGGCCAGTTTACTGTGCTTTGATCAGATTGCTACAGGACAAGGACCTATCTGTAAGG aTGGCAGCCTGTAGGTCTCTGTGTTTGCATATTGAAGATGCTAGCTTTTCAGAAAGAGAATTCATCGATCTTCTCCCTATCTGTTGGGATTCATGTTTTAAGTTGATTGAGGACGTTCAGGAGTTTGACTCAAAG GTTCAGGTTTTGAACATGATTTCTGTTCTTATTGGACATATGAGTGAAGTTATGACATTTGCAAACAAGCTGGTTCTATTTTTCCAGAAG GCTTGGGAGGAATCTTCCAGTGAATGCCTTCTGCAGATTCAACTTCTTGTTGCTTTGAGGAACTTTGTAGTTGCACTTGGCTATCAGTCACCCATTTGCTACGATATATTACTGCCCATTCTGCAAAAGGGAATTGATATAAATAGCCCTGATGAGCTCAATCTTCTTGAGGACAGCATGCTG TTATGGGAGGCCACACTTTCTCATGCTCCTACTATGGTGCCTCAACTACTTGCATATTTTCCCTATCTTGTAAAAATCATGGAAAGAAGTTTCGATCACCTGCAG GTTGCAGTCGATATAACTGAAGACTACATTATCTTAGGTGGATCCGAATTTCTTAGTATGCATGCTTCAAGTGTTGCTCAAATTCTAGATCTGGTTGTTGGAAATGTGAATGATAGAGGACTACTTTCAGTTCTTCCTGTCATTGATATTCTAGTACAG TGTTTCCCTATAGAAGTGCCCCAGTTGATCAGCAGTACATTACAA AAATTAATTGTTGTATGTTTGAGTGGAGGCGACGACCAAGATCCTCCTAAGACAGCTGTTAAAGCATCTGCAGCTGCCATCCTGGCAAGAGTTTTGGTTATGAGTACCAATTACCTAGCCCGTTTAACATCAGAACCATCACTTTTGTCGTTCCTTCCGAAGTCAGGTGTCCCAACTGAGGAAAATGTACTTCTTTGTCTTGTTGACGTATGGCTTGACAAG GTAGACAACGTATCTTCCATCCAAAGGAAGACATATGGCCTAGCCCTTTCAATAATTCTGACATTAAGACTTCCTCAAGTCCTCAACAAACTTGATCAGATCCTAAG TGTGTGTACGACTGTAATTTTGGGTGGGAACGATGACTTAACAGAGGAATCGAG TGGTGATAACATAAGCTCGAGCGGGTCCCTTAGCAAGGGTACCATTCTGAGTAAAGAATTCAGAAGAAGACAG CTCAAGGTTTCAGACCCTATCAACCAAATGTCTCTAGAGGCTTCAGTGAGGGAAAATCTCCAAACATGTGCTACCCTTCATGGAGAATCTTTTAATAAGGCGATTGGTTGCATGCATCCCTCAGCATTTTCACAATTGAAGCAGGCATTAAAGATGGAGTAG